The Fusarium falciforme chromosome 7, complete sequence genome window below encodes:
- a CDS encoding MFS domain-containing protein: MNSADDKPSVNIDEAPPSQPHRKELDVTPIQEAAVEDAYHIKLGWRSWVSNDPSHASSNGIMAQVFVVVAAGSVIAFIIRDLGDGAVAGWIIQGPLLMQSVLSPIVGRLSDVLDRKYLASVPPLIAFAGAVMSAKATSMSVLIGGGILIGTTLSTISIVQAIPSEILPLKYRPIANGLAFIGGAVGSIIGSLGAGAVTNANASGWRYIFWMQAAFHGATSLALFIFYWPPKRTEYPRMSIKECLWACDPIGSVLYIASVSLMLLALNWAGGTYPWSDAHVIGPLVAGLALFVLFGLYEWKGRSDGLVAHIFFRQNANFALSVFAFGVEGWVFYSAVNSIVPQIILHLGFETDPWQISVRILGFTLVNLGLSIPIMLYATKFKDLKSPLIMSFAFFIAVSSCYAAIRPSWNTVQHVLNVLTGIGQSGPLTLLVACVQFTAPHAYLSTATGLAFSIRAIGGAFGSAVLDAIINGRLTSHYAPAVGKAAVTAGLPEKSVPALLQALATGEIGSSDVEGANSAVWNAAISESRWQYAHAYRLAWSSVIPFAVLALVAVACLKGVKELMTEKVEATVEHVGQHGKADVDEKGGS; the protein is encoded by the exons atgaacTCTGCTGACGACAAGCCATCTGTCAACATTGACGAGGCACCGCCCTCGCAGCCGCATCGAAAGGAACTCGACGTCACCCCGATTCAGGAGGCTGCTGTTGAGGATGCCTACCATATCAAGCTCGGCTGGAGATCATGGGTGAGCAACGATCCCAGCCACGCGTCGTCGAATGG CATCATGGCCCAGGTGTTTGTTGTGGTTGCAGCTGGATCAGTCATCGCATTCATCATCCGTGACCTGGGTGACGGGGCTGTCGCCGGATGGATTATCCAA GGCCCTTTGTTGATGCAAAGCGTACTTTCACCTATTGTCGGGCGCCTTTCCGATGTCCTTGACCGCAAGTATCTCGCCTCAGTTCCGCCTCTCATCGCCTTTGCCGGAGCTGTCATGTCAGCCAAGGCAACTTCTATGAGCGTGCTCATCGGGGGCGGTATCCTGATTGGAACGACGCTATCCACGATTTCCATCGTCCAGGCCATCCCTTCGGAAATCCTCCCCCTCAAGTATCGGCCAATTGCAAATGGACTGGCTTTTATCGGCGGCGCTGTTGGTAGCAT CATCGGCTCTTTGGGAGCCGGGGCTGTCACAAATGCCAACGCATCTGGATGGAGGTATATCTTTTGGATGCAGGCTGCATTCCACGGGGCAACCTCTTTGGCACTGTTTATCTTTTACTGGCCACCCAAGCGAACCGAATATCCTCGGATGTCTATCAAGGAGTGCCTGTGGGCCTGTGACCCTATTGGGTCCGTCCTCTATATCGCCAGTGTATCGCTCATGCTGCTAGCCCTGAACTGGGCAGGGGGGACCTATCCGTGGTCCGATGCCCACGTAATTGGCCCGCTCGTTGCTGGTCTAGCCTTGTTTGTCCTCTTTGGTTTATACG AATGGAAGGGAAGATCAGACGGCCTTGTGGCCCATATCTTCTTCCGACAAAACGCAAACTTTGCCCTCTCTGTTTTCGCTTTCGGAGTGGAGGGCTGGGTCTTTTACTCGGCTGTCAACTCAATAGTGCCGCAGATCATCCTTCACCTGGGCTTCGAGACAGACCCATGGCAGATTTCGGTCAGGATCCTCGGCTTCACGCTAGTGAATCTCGGTCTTTCGATTCCTATCATGCTCTATGCCACTAAGTTTAAAGATCTCAAGTCTCCTCTCATTATGTCCTTTGCTTTCTTCATCGCTGT ATCAAGTTGCTACGCTGCCATCCGACCATCATGGAACACCGTCCAGCACGTTCTAAATGTTCTCACGGGCATCGGACAGTCAGGACCTTTAACGCTCCTAGTCGCTTGCGTTCAATTCACCGCTCCGCACGCATACTTGTCCACGGCTACCGGACTTGCCTTTTCCATTCGCGCAATTGGCGGAGCATTTGGATCTGCTGTCCTCGATGCAATAATCAACGGACGGCTAACCTCCCATTACGCTCCTGCGGTAGGCAAGGCGGCCGTGACTGCAGGGTTGCCGGAAAAGAGTGTGCCGGCCTTGCTGCAGGCCCTGGCCACAGGCGAAATCGGGTCCAGTGACGTCGAGGGCGCCAACAGTGCGGTATGGAATGCTGCCATATCTGAGAGCAGATGGCAATATGCGCATGCCTATCGTTTGGCTTGGTCAAGCGTTATCCCATTTGCTGTCTTAGctcttgttgctgttgcttgcCTTAAGGGTGTCAAGGAGCTGATGACTGAGAAGGTAGAGGCTACAGTAGAGCATGTCGGGCAGCATGGCAAGGCGGATGTAGATGAGAAGGGGGGCAGTTAG
- a CDS encoding Aldedh domain-containing protein, with translation MEAYHLWIGGQTVAGNGQELTIKSPATGELVAKCHTASEQDIEIAVRAAQSTFESGVWSKCPRQTRAEVLEKAATLLTDNLEELILLEVAQTGRAIREMRAQVPSLVRWFRYYAALLRTEERAVLPTSGKLHNWVDRVPLGVVAQITPFNHPLLIAVKKLAPALAAGNSIVLKPSELTPLTSLRLGPILKAAGLPDGVFNVVPGFGAVTGRALTTHRLIRKVDVTGGTAAGRLIGAAAGQNLAHLTAELGGKAPVVVLKDADIDAAVNGVAFGAFIASGQTCVAATRILIDKSISSAFLSKLIEKAKMICDNMGLPTNPASSMGPLISERQLDNLQSLVDEAVADGNAKVLFGGARLRGSSKLDGADFGRGFFFPPTILSSTLDNNITHSRIWREEAFGPAIVVSEFETVTDAIGLANDTEFGLGAAVWTRDISQAFEVSQSIQAGIVWVNTHHRNDPSSPWGGATNASGVGSENGMSSYHAYTTMKSTIINYAPIEEARELEDWFGGEDRQVRYG, from the exons ATGGAGGCATACCATCTTTGGATCGGCGGCCAGACGGTGGCTGGAAATGGCCAAGA ACTGACTATTAAGAGCCCAGCCACCGGGGAGCTGGTTGCGAA ATGTCATACAGCGTCAGAGCAAGACATCGAGATCGCAGTCCGGGCGGCGCAGAGTACGTTTGAGTCTGGAGTCTGGTCAAAATGCCCACGTCAGACGCGAGCAGAGGTACTAGAAAAGGCCGCCACCTTGCTCACCGACAATCTGGAGGAACTCATCTTGCTTGAGGTCGCGCAGACCGGGCGAGCCATTCGAGAGATGCGAGCTCAAGTGCCCTCTCTCGTCCGCTGGTTTCGGTACTACGCAGCCTTGCTCCGCACCGAAGAAAGGGCTGTGCTTCCCACTTCTGGCAAACTTCACAACTGGGTTGACCGCGTGCCCCTCGGCGTTGTGGCGCAAATCACTCCCTTCAACCACCCTCTTCTGATTgcggtcaagaagctcgcccCTGCGCTGGCAGCGGGAAACAGCATTGTCCTCAAGCCGAGCGAGCTGACACCGCTTACAAGCCTGAGGCTGGGGCCAATCTTGAAAGCGGCAGGCTTGCCCGACGGTGTGTTCAACGTCGTTCCTGGCTTTGGGGCCGTCACTGGAAGAGCACTCACCACCCACCGTCTGATCAGAAAGGTTGATGTGACTGGCGGTACCGCAGCAGGGCGCCTCATTGGGGCCGCGGCTGGGCAGAACTTGGCTCACCTGACTGCCGAGCTCGGGGGCAAGGCGCCAGTCGTGGTCCTCAAGGACGCCGATATCGACGCTGCTGTGAACGGTGTCGCCTTTGGGGCCTTCATTGCAAGTGGCCAGACATGCGTTGCAGCAACGCGCATACTCATTGACAAGAGCATCTCGTCAGCCTTTCTATCTAAGCTGATCGAAAAAGCAAAAATGATCTGCGACAACATGGGACTTCCCACCAATCCAGCCTCGTCCATGGGTCCTCTCATTTCTGAACGGCAACTGGACAACCTGCAAAGCCTCGTCGACGAGGCAGTAGCTGATGGTAATGCCAAAGTCCTCTTCGGAGGAGCACGATTGAGGGGCTCGTCCAAGCTCGACGGTGCCGACTTTGGCCGCGGATTCTTCTTCCCGCCAACCATCCTATCTTCCACTCTTGACAACAATATCACGCATAGCAGGATCTGGCGCGAAGAAGCTTTCGGGCCTGCGATAGTGGTTTCCGAGTTCGAAACAGTGACTGATGCCATTGGGCTGGCCAATGATACCGAGTTCGGCTTGGGCGCTGCAGTTTGGACCAGGGACATCAGCCAGGCCTTCGAGGTTTCGCAGAGCATTCAGGCCGGCATTGTTTGGGTAAATACGCACCATCGCAATGATCCCAGCAGCCCTTGGGGAGGGGCCACCAACGCCAGCGGCGTAGGTAGTGAGAACGGGATGAGCTCGTACCACGCCTACACTACCATGAAGAGTACCATTATAAACTACGCACCCATTGAGGAAGCACGGGAGCTGGAGGACTGGTTCGGAGGGGAAGATAGGCAGGTTCGATACGGATGA